From a single Calothrix sp. NIES-2098 genomic region:
- a CDS encoding cadmium resistance transporter yields the protein MSWLIGTLLIGVSVAFATTFDDNLYLTAFFGKVNHVFRPKHIIIGEFVGFTTLVMASLPGFLGGLVLPEAWVGLLGILPIIIGISHLMSREAEEDTIQAVSVNFGNSAKPQRRKKSLIAILRDPQTYRVSAVTIANGGNNIGIYIPLFASSNFPSLAVIVCVCYLAIGLWCFVSYNLTRNPLMASVMTRYGRKVFPFVLIYLGLSIMFKSGTYQLLPNVAMLLK from the coding sequence ATGAGTTGGCTAATTGGTACGCTACTTATTGGAGTATCTGTAGCTTTTGCAACGACATTTGATGACAATTTATATTTGACAGCTTTTTTTGGCAAAGTAAATCATGTCTTTCGCCCCAAACATATTATTATTGGCGAATTTGTGGGATTCACTACATTAGTAATGGCTAGCCTTCCTGGCTTTTTAGGTGGCTTAGTTCTTCCAGAAGCATGGGTTGGATTGTTAGGCATACTCCCCATCATAATTGGTATCAGCCATTTAATGAGTCGAGAAGCAGAAGAAGATACTATACAAGCTGTATCAGTTAACTTTGGCAATTCAGCTAAACCTCAGCGCCGTAAAAAATCATTAATAGCAATCCTCAGAGATCCGCAAACTTATCGTGTTTCTGCGGTAACTATTGCTAATGGTGGAAACAATATTGGCATCTATATACCTTTATTTGCTAGCAGTAACTTTCCCAGCTTGGCAGTAATTGTGTGCGTTTGCTATTTAGCGATTGGACTGTGGTGTTTTGTCTCTTACAACCTGACTCGGAATCCTCTCATGGCTTCTGTGATGACTCGCTATGGACGCAAGGTTTTTCCCTTTGTATTAATATACTTGGGCTTATCTATCATGTTTAAAAGCGGAACTTATCAACTTTTACCAAACGTTGCAATGCTTTTAAAATAG
- a CDS encoding pentapeptide repeat-containing protein, with the protein MNKPNSKKVTSWLLTAVFLGFLAIFSLFDQPYALALSETQPVPTESTPTPIVNPAPVVPPTAWPVDSVAANVQRLLTTNECAGCNLYEAQLERANLQAANLAGANLQKAELEKANLQGTNLASANLRGVDLSKANIAGANLQGANLYDADLEGANLLGADLQGANLQKADLQKTNLLNANIQGANLMGADLEGAMVPPGIMNPYQMNPYQ; encoded by the coding sequence ATGAACAAACCAAACTCAAAAAAAGTAACATCTTGGCTTTTAACTGCTGTATTTCTGGGATTTCTGGCAATATTTTCTCTTTTCGATCAGCCCTATGCTTTAGCTCTATCAGAGACACAACCCGTACCGACAGAATCTACACCAACTCCAATAGTAAATCCGGCTCCTGTTGTACCTCCAACAGCATGGCCAGTAGATAGCGTAGCTGCAAATGTTCAACGTCTATTAACAACTAATGAATGTGCTGGCTGCAACTTATATGAAGCGCAGCTGGAAAGAGCAAATCTACAAGCAGCTAATTTAGCGGGTGCAAACCTGCAAAAAGCAGAGTTAGAAAAGGCTAATCTACAAGGAACAAACCTAGCATCAGCTAATTTACGAGGAGTAGATTTAAGTAAAGCAAATATAGCCGGAGCAAATCTGCAAGGGGCAAATTTATATGATGCAGATTTAGAAGGCGCAAACCTGCTAGGGGCTGATTTGCAAGGTGCAAACTTACAAAAGGCAGATTTACAAAAAACAAATCTCTTAAATGCCAATATCCAAGGTGCAAACTTGATGGGGGCTGATTTAGAAGGTGCAATGGTACCTCCAGGAATCATGAATCCTTATCAAATGAATCCGTATCAATAA